From Haloarcula hispanica ATCC 33960, the proteins below share one genomic window:
- a CDS encoding protein-glutamate methylesterase/protein-glutamine glutaminase, producing the protein MADGVRAVVADDSHFMRSVISDILSDGGIDVVAQARDGEEAVSAVIEHKPDVVTMDVEMPVMNGIEATERIMSESPTPVLMLSAHTDENADVTFEALDKGAVDFFTKPGGEVSMEMSRLKDQLVEMVSSVAAVDVGATHSHGGTSSDSGASSPTAGGSATDRRATGGSSSQTTYVANPTLVIGSSTGGPKMVEQVMENLPIEADLRVLIIQHMPEGFTGRFAERINTRSDYEVREATDGARIGGGEGLVAAGDRHMEVKNYRNGRLRTKLTQDEPVNSVRPAVDVTMRTAAETIDDPLVGLILTGMGEDGADGIRRIKQAGGKTIAQDEATSAVYGMPKRAAETGCVDTVLPIDDIADGIIDTITTEVT; encoded by the coding sequence ATGGCAGATGGTGTCCGCGCCGTGGTCGCAGACGACTCTCACTTCATGCGGAGTGTCATCTCTGATATCCTCAGCGATGGCGGTATCGATGTCGTCGCGCAGGCGCGTGATGGCGAGGAGGCGGTGTCGGCCGTTATCGAACACAAACCGGACGTCGTGACGATGGACGTCGAGATGCCGGTAATGAACGGCATCGAGGCGACGGAGCGCATCATGTCGGAGTCTCCGACACCGGTGTTGATGCTGTCGGCACACACCGACGAGAACGCCGATGTGACGTTCGAGGCGCTCGATAAGGGTGCGGTCGACTTCTTCACCAAGCCCGGTGGCGAGGTATCGATGGAGATGTCACGCCTGAAAGACCAGCTGGTCGAGATGGTCAGCTCCGTCGCGGCGGTCGATGTCGGCGCGACACACAGCCACGGCGGGACAAGCAGCGACAGCGGCGCGAGCTCACCAACAGCCGGCGGTTCAGCCACTGACCGGAGGGCAACCGGAGGCTCGTCGAGTCAGACGACCTACGTTGCGAACCCGACGCTCGTCATCGGCTCTTCGACCGGCGGCCCGAAGATGGTGGAACAGGTAATGGAAAACCTCCCCATCGAGGCTGACCTCCGGGTGCTCATCATCCAGCACATGCCGGAGGGGTTCACCGGCCGGTTCGCCGAGCGGATCAACACGCGAAGCGATTACGAGGTCCGGGAGGCCACAGACGGGGCGCGCATCGGCGGCGGCGAGGGACTCGTCGCTGCCGGCGACCGGCACATGGAGGTCAAGAACTACCGGAACGGCCGACTGCGGACGAAGCTGACACAGGACGAACCGGTCAACAGCGTCCGGCCGGCCGTCGACGTGACGATGCGAACGGCCGCGGAGACAATCGACGACCCGCTCGTCGGACTCATCCTCACTGGGATGGGCGAAGACGGCGCAGACGGGATTCGGCGGATCAAGCAAGCCGGTGGCAAGACCATCGCACAGGACGAGGCCACGTCCGCGGTGTACGGCATGCCAAAGCGCGCCGCCGAGACGGGCTGTGTGGACACTGTCTTGCCTATCGACGACATTGCGGACGGCATTATCGACACGATTACCACTGAGGTGACCTGA
- a CDS encoding archaellin/type IV pilin N-terminal domain-containing protein, translating into MLTELTNDDDRGQVGIGTLIVFIAMVLVAAIAAGVLINTAGFLQSSAEETGQQSSDQVTNRLQLVNAVGEDIDSSSSTIDTVKLTVKKAPGAGNIDIGSTIAQWVDSTGSYDLTSSGYSDTPDPDGSSFAVTDVQDDDDSISGSQVLNDPSDRATIVFSAELIRGSGTGDGLGEGETATVRLNTQSGGTTTARLVVPETLSGNSAVSL; encoded by the coding sequence ATGCTAACGGAACTAACGAACGACGACGACCGCGGGCAGGTCGGTATCGGCACCCTGATCGTGTTCATCGCGATGGTGCTGGTGGCGGCAATCGCTGCGGGCGTCCTGATCAACACGGCCGGCTTCCTCCAGAGCAGCGCCGAGGAAACCGGACAACAGAGCAGTGACCAAGTGACGAACCGACTGCAGCTCGTCAACGCCGTCGGTGAAGACATCGATTCTTCAAGCAGCACGATCGACACGGTCAAGCTGACGGTGAAGAAGGCACCCGGTGCGGGCAACATCGATATCGGTAGTACGATCGCCCAGTGGGTCGACTCTACTGGCTCGTACGACCTCACCTCGTCTGGCTACAGTGACACTCCGGACCCTGACGGGTCTTCCTTCGCTGTCACTGATGTGCAGGACGACGACGACTCGATTTCGGGGAGCCAGGTCCTGAACGACCCGTCTGACCGCGCGACGATCGTCTTCAGCGCCGAGCTGATCCGCGGAAGCGGCACCGGTGATGGCCTCGGTGAGGGTGAGACGGCGACGGTTCGCCTGAACACTCAGTCCGGTGGCACGACGACCGCTCGGCTGGTCGTCCCGGAGACTCTGTCTGGTAACTCCGCAGTCAGCCTCTAA
- a CDS encoding DUF7500 family protein has product MARRSDEPNPEEGKVLSPEELDIADDEHVTEIDEGRYVVSSDVRTDDSYGNHVSSDSASESPPSPAPDPEPSTPEFSDANVHEWLAEQMADSNARYGFDVTAKFDGDVDQQQLASNDIVTVFESFMLWYGRQMDGSTPVEEVLGILLSESNVPVRYPPAVIKQLVRSTQLTPDDSIADLLEAVEAADGAEL; this is encoded by the coding sequence ATGGCTCGGCGGTCAGACGAACCGAATCCAGAGGAGGGCAAGGTACTCTCGCCCGAAGAGCTCGATATCGCCGACGACGAGCACGTCACTGAAATCGACGAGGGCCGCTACGTCGTTTCGTCGGACGTCCGCACTGACGACTCCTACGGGAACCACGTCTCATCGGATTCGGCGTCTGAATCCCCGCCGTCTCCTGCACCGGACCCGGAGCCGTCGACTCCCGAGTTCTCCGATGCGAACGTCCACGAGTGGCTTGCCGAACAGATGGCCGACTCGAACGCCAGATACGGCTTCGACGTGACCGCGAAGTTCGACGGCGACGTCGACCAGCAGCAACTCGCTTCCAACGACATTGTCACTGTTTTCGAGAGCTTCATGCTCTGGTACGGTCGCCAGATGGACGGGTCGACACCGGTCGAAGAAGTGCTGGGTATTCTGCTGTCGGAATCGAACGTGCCGGTCCGCTATCCGCCGGCGGTCATCAAACAGCTCGTCCGGTCGACGCAACTGACGCCGGACGATTCTATCGCTGATCTCTTGGAAGCCGTTGAGGCCGCCGACGGTGCTGAACTCTGA
- the cheY gene encoding chemotaxis protein CheY, which produces MPDVLIADDSEFMRNLLREILEEDHEIVGEVENGVEAVEVFKEEGPDLVMMDIVMPIRDGIEATDEIKSSNPDANVIMCTSVGQEEKMKEAVKAGADGYITKPFQKPSVMEAIEDVVPS; this is translated from the coding sequence ATGCCAGACGTACTGATCGCCGACGATTCAGAGTTTATGCGTAACCTCCTCCGCGAGATTCTCGAAGAAGACCACGAGATTGTTGGGGAGGTCGAGAACGGTGTCGAAGCTGTCGAAGTGTTCAAAGAAGAAGGGCCAGACCTGGTGATGATGGACATCGTGATGCCCATCCGGGATGGCATCGAGGCCACGGACGAGATCAAATCTTCCAATCCCGATGCGAACGTCATCATGTGTACAAGTGTCGGCCAGGAAGAGAAAATGAAGGAGGCAGTGAAAGCGGGGGCTGACGGATACATCACCAAGCCGTTCCAGAAACCCAGTGTGATGGAGGCCATCGAGGACGTCGTCCCCTCATAG
- a CDS encoding chemotaxis protein CheC codes for MNVDIQSLGTFNQLAHEGAEQATQSMGQMTGIDAVVDVTKITLLDRADVGEELAGRDFVGVQFSFDGVLEGDTVLAFDVDSAGTITEEMMPGSSDDEAMARSGIEEIGNIMMSGFIDGWADYVGATIDHSPPEYIEESGGDVLPDAPENGDHQQVFVFKSEIEWIDESVNFYIYMLPEYEALTEMMMDHVDTDGDAIPIDKLQTFNEMTTSGTQKAADNVEMMTGIPTESEVTQISFAPIEDVPKQIGTDTFVGTVVEFTGTPSGYLMVLFDEVSAINVAEAMMPIEMDSDELTDQHKAAIEELGNIMTSGFVDGWANVLQTSVEHTPPRVVHDMGRAIMDPLAAQVGQYQEHAFIIDSQMRTDDIEFQAEIHALPNEKELRAALDDLDVERATETGADVEQIFK; via the coding sequence ATGAACGTCGATATTCAGTCGCTCGGTACGTTCAACCAACTCGCTCACGAGGGGGCCGAACAGGCCACGCAGTCGATGGGCCAGATGACGGGCATCGATGCCGTCGTCGACGTAACCAAGATAACGCTGCTCGACAGAGCAGATGTCGGCGAGGAACTGGCCGGCCGCGACTTCGTCGGCGTCCAGTTCTCTTTCGATGGCGTTCTGGAGGGCGATACCGTTCTTGCCTTCGACGTAGACAGCGCCGGCACGATCACCGAGGAGATGATGCCCGGTAGCAGCGACGACGAGGCGATGGCCAGGAGTGGCATCGAGGAGATCGGCAACATCATGATGAGCGGTTTCATCGACGGTTGGGCCGACTACGTCGGTGCGACCATCGATCACTCGCCGCCGGAGTACATCGAGGAGTCCGGCGGTGACGTGCTTCCCGATGCACCCGAGAACGGCGACCACCAGCAGGTGTTCGTGTTCAAATCGGAGATCGAATGGATCGACGAGTCGGTGAACTTCTACATCTACATGCTCCCTGAGTACGAAGCGCTCACGGAGATGATGATGGACCACGTCGACACGGACGGCGACGCCATCCCCATCGACAAGCTCCAGACGTTCAACGAGATGACGACTAGCGGCACCCAGAAAGCCGCTGACAACGTCGAGATGATGACCGGCATCCCGACCGAGTCGGAGGTGACTCAGATCAGTTTCGCCCCCATCGAGGACGTGCCAAAGCAGATCGGCACGGACACGTTCGTCGGGACGGTCGTCGAGTTCACCGGGACGCCCAGTGGCTACCTCATGGTGCTGTTCGACGAGGTCTCCGCGATCAACGTCGCAGAGGCGATGATGCCCATCGAGATGGACAGCGACGAGCTAACCGACCAGCACAAGGCCGCCATCGAGGAACTGGGGAACATCATGACGAGCGGGTTCGTCGACGGCTGGGCGAACGTCCTCCAGACGTCAGTCGAGCACACGCCGCCGCGGGTCGTGCACGACATGGGGCGGGCGATTATGGACCCGCTGGCGGCGCAGGTCGGACAGTATCAGGAGCACGCGTTCATCATCGACTCCCAGATGCGGACCGACGACATCGAATTCCAGGCTGAGATTCACGCCCTGCCCAACGAGAAAGAGTTACGCGCCGCCCTCGACGACCTCGATGTCGAGCGGGCGACCGAGACGGGCGCGGACGTCGAACAGATATTCAAATAA
- a CDS encoding chemotaxis protein CheW → MAAQSATTGQVLEFQLGSETYCVSIDYVTEIVDIGELTSVPNAPPHVRGVMDLRGRTTSIVDPKVVFGIEDEGEEKRIIVFDPEIVEEQGAAGWLVDEVYQVVQITPEQVDRSPANDAGSIRGVIKRDDSFVIWVDPAIVHAGD, encoded by the coding sequence ATGGCAGCACAGTCAGCCACCACCGGCCAAGTACTCGAGTTCCAGCTCGGCTCGGAAACGTACTGCGTGAGTATCGACTACGTGACTGAGATCGTCGATATCGGCGAACTCACGTCCGTCCCGAACGCCCCGCCGCACGTCCGTGGCGTCATGGACCTGCGCGGGCGCACGACATCAATCGTCGACCCCAAGGTCGTTTTCGGTATCGAGGACGAGGGCGAAGAGAAGCGCATCATCGTCTTCGACCCGGAGATCGTCGAGGAACAGGGTGCGGCCGGCTGGCTCGTCGACGAGGTGTATCAGGTAGTCCAGATCACGCCGGAGCAGGTCGACCGGTCCCCCGCGAACGACGCCGGCTCAATCCGGGGCGTGATCAAGCGAGATGACAGTTTTGTTATCTGGGTGGACCCCGCCATCGTCCACGCTGGTGACTGA
- a CDS encoding RAD55 family ATPase yields MIEQTKTGIEGLDDILNGGIVKNSTTLVSGNPGAGKSILCLQYIYNGVEKYDEKGIYLSFEEDESDLREAAESLGFDNWQDHVENGDIKVYDKQVLLRENDFTSSLDILLEELEDGDYDRLVLDSLAMFELFFENEKEKRTYLLKFTDILSDSGLTTLMTNEQGAVFPDTEIGLENYLTDGNIYLIQTPTDTGVNRYVWVAKMRKQNIETDIYPMEIDRGGIDVHQNASAFSMMSEEESPI; encoded by the coding sequence ATGATTGAGCAAACCAAAACGGGGATCGAGGGCCTCGACGACATTCTGAACGGTGGCATTGTGAAGAACTCGACGACACTGGTGAGCGGCAACCCCGGGGCCGGGAAATCGATCCTCTGTCTCCAGTACATCTACAACGGCGTCGAAAAATACGACGAGAAGGGCATCTACCTCTCTTTCGAGGAGGACGAGTCAGACCTCCGGGAGGCCGCCGAATCTCTCGGCTTCGACAACTGGCAGGACCACGTCGAAAACGGCGACATCAAGGTGTACGACAAGCAGGTGCTCCTGCGCGAGAACGACTTCACCTCCTCGCTGGATATTCTGCTGGAGGAACTCGAAGACGGTGACTACGACCGACTGGTGCTTGACTCGCTTGCCATGTTCGAACTGTTCTTCGAAAACGAGAAGGAGAAGCGGACGTATCTCCTGAAGTTCACCGATATCCTCAGCGACAGCGGTCTCACGACGCTGATGACCAACGAACAGGGGGCCGTCTTCCCGGACACCGAGATCGGACTGGAGAACTATCTGACCGACGGCAACATCTACCTTATCCAGACGCCGACTGATACCGGTGTGAACAGATACGTCTGGGTCGCCAAGATGCGAAAGCAGAACATCGAGACGGACATCTATCCGATGGAGATCGACCGCGGCGGTATCGATGTCCACCAGAACGCCAGCGCCTTCTCGATGATGAGCGAGGAAGAATCACCAATTTAG
- a CDS encoding ArsR/SmtB family transcription factor, producing MDSGEILQTLGNKYSAEILDATDEPVSAQELSDELGIPIATCYRRIDELTEHDLLELHDNILSDDRRRIKVYRRNVDEVRVDFDDELTVHIEERSEVTNKLDEAWRTLSER from the coding sequence ATGGATTCAGGGGAGATTCTTCAGACGCTTGGCAATAAATACAGTGCCGAAATCCTCGACGCGACGGACGAACCGGTCTCCGCACAGGAACTCAGCGACGAACTCGGAATCCCCATCGCGACGTGTTACCGACGCATCGACGAACTGACCGAACACGACCTCCTGGAACTACACGACAACATCCTCTCTGACGACCGCCGACGTATCAAGGTGTATCGGCGGAACGTGGACGAGGTCCGGGTCGATTTCGACGACGAACTGACTGTCCACATCGAAGAGCGGTCGGAAGTGACCAACAAACTCGACGAGGCGTGGCGGACCCTATCTGAGCGGTAG
- a CDS encoding FlaD/FlaE family flagellar protein: protein MSSLALVPLAPAVSPELVGLAPALFVLLTGGLVGMSIKNMFDSILSDDESGDASEDGGGGEMADGGGLMADDGGGGGDDLGGLGGLDDGGDDMGGFGDDEFGDMEDASGPDTDELEHRLDELENEVGSLSSTVNTVRTENESISESVEETEENVRKLLDIYEMVTRGVNPFADDVDGGMGGMGEGGGSFGLFDDDGSDDTEEDIDDDVANADAEGFFDEDLTEDTGGDMSMDDGGVDDMFPDDGGDDMGDFEDDGGSFDEEFDDFDDTEDDMSMDDGMSMDDGESMDEDSDDGDGGKSFAELKDEYESGDAEWAEGEEPEEEADDDDDLLGEGDDDLLGEEDDMLGEEDSDDDMGGLEDDDLFDEVIEDDGSDEAEAATEAEPEPEPEPEPAVEPEPEPEPELEPEPEPTATQTETAATGSSDEAVADDSSAADADDGGKPYLSTMPEGFAADLIIVEWLEFLVQHSGYRETARAIDYYETIDWIDESVADQLKEYLRGFNDVNDTGDGLSIDHHTESLHYISQLDSDSGADAVALSKLVGGGGSDGIQR, encoded by the coding sequence ATGAGTAGTCTCGCTCTCGTGCCGCTGGCTCCAGCCGTCTCACCGGAACTGGTTGGACTGGCACCCGCCCTCTTTGTCTTGCTGACCGGCGGGCTGGTCGGTATGAGCATCAAGAATATGTTCGACTCGATCCTGTCGGACGACGAGAGCGGGGACGCGAGCGAGGACGGCGGTGGCGGCGAGATGGCCGACGGCGGCGGCCTGATGGCCGACGATGGCGGTGGCGGCGGTGATGACCTCGGCGGTCTGGGTGGGCTCGACGACGGTGGCGACGACATGGGTGGGTTCGGTGACGACGAGTTCGGCGACATGGAAGACGCGAGCGGACCCGACACCGACGAACTGGAACACCGTCTCGACGAACTGGAAAACGAGGTCGGTAGCCTCTCTTCGACGGTCAACACGGTCCGGACAGAAAACGAGAGCATCTCCGAGTCCGTCGAAGAGACCGAGGAGAACGTCCGGAAGCTGCTCGATATCTACGAGATGGTCACCCGTGGCGTCAACCCCTTCGCCGACGACGTCGACGGCGGTATGGGCGGCATGGGCGAAGGCGGCGGCTCTTTCGGTCTGTTCGACGACGACGGGAGCGACGATACCGAGGAGGACATCGACGACGACGTCGCCAACGCCGACGCAGAGGGCTTTTTCGACGAAGACCTGACGGAGGACACTGGCGGCGACATGTCGATGGACGACGGCGGTGTCGACGACATGTTCCCCGACGACGGTGGCGACGACATGGGCGACTTCGAGGACGACGGCGGGTCGTTCGACGAGGAGTTCGACGACTTCGACGACACGGAGGACGACATGAGCATGGACGATGGGATGAGCATGGACGACGGGGAGAGTATGGACGAGGACAGCGACGACGGCGACGGCGGCAAATCGTTCGCAGAGCTCAAAGACGAGTACGAGTCCGGCGACGCCGAGTGGGCCGAGGGCGAGGAACCCGAGGAAGAGGCGGACGACGACGATGACCTGCTCGGCGAAGGCGATGACGACCTGCTGGGCGAGGAGGACGATATGCTGGGCGAGGAGGATTCGGACGACGATATGGGCGGGCTGGAAGACGACGACCTCTTCGACGAGGTCATCGAGGACGACGGGAGTGACGAGGCCGAGGCGGCTACGGAAGCCGAACCGGAGCCAGAGCCGGAACCCGAGCCAGCCGTGGAACCGGAGCCCGAGCCCGAGCCGGAACTGGAGCCGGAACCGGAACCGACTGCCACACAGACTGAGACGGCGGCCACCGGCAGTAGCGATGAGGCAGTGGCAGACGACAGCTCGGCCGCAGATGCGGACGACGGCGGGAAGCCGTATCTGTCGACGATGCCGGAAGGGTTCGCGGCGGACCTCATCATCGTCGAGTGGCTCGAGTTCCTGGTCCAGCACTCGGGCTACCGCGAGACGGCTCGCGCTATCGACTACTACGAGACTATCGACTGGATCGACGAGTCGGTCGCGGACCAGCTCAAGGAGTACCTCCGCGGCTTCAACGACGTGAACGACACCGGGGATGGGCTGTCTATCGACCACCACACGGAGAGCCTGCACTACATCTCGCAGCTTGACAGTGACAGCGGGGCTGACGCCGTTGCGCTCTCGAAACTGGTCGGTGGAGGTGGTTCCGATGGGATTCAGCGTTAG
- a CDS encoding chemotaxis protein CheD, translating to MKVYDGSQTESPEQSTPERIKVGIAEYKVTTEPAVLTTSGLGSCIGIAVYDTRNTVAGLVHVMLPSAADIDGGNHAKFADTGIEVLIEAMADAGASTEAMEAKIAGGSDMLDFSENGSSIGSRNAKKVRETLDAHGVPVVGEDLGGDHGRSVKLEADTGNFIVKSANTDSITL from the coding sequence ATGAAAGTATACGATGGTAGCCAAACAGAGAGTCCCGAACAAAGTACGCCCGAGCGTATCAAAGTCGGCATCGCGGAGTACAAGGTGACCACAGAGCCGGCTGTGCTGACCACGAGCGGGCTGGGCTCCTGTATCGGTATCGCGGTATACGACACCCGTAACACGGTGGCCGGGCTCGTTCACGTCATGCTTCCGTCGGCGGCTGATATCGACGGCGGCAACCATGCGAAGTTCGCGGACACGGGCATCGAAGTGCTCATCGAGGCCATGGCGGATGCCGGGGCGTCGACGGAGGCGATGGAGGCCAAAATCGCCGGCGGGAGCGATATGCTCGACTTCTCCGAGAACGGCTCCTCTATCGGTTCGCGAAACGCCAAGAAGGTGCGCGAGACGCTGGATGCACACGGCGTTCCCGTTGTCGGCGAAGACCTGGGCGGAGACCACGGCCGGTCCGTCAAACTAGAAGCGGACACCGGCAATTTCATCGTCAAAAGCGCGAACACGGATTCGATAACGCTGTGA
- a CDS encoding archaellin/type IV pilin N-terminal domain-containing protein: MLTELTNDDDRGQVGIGTLIVFIAMVLVAAIAAGVLINTAGFLQSSAEETGQQSSDQVTNRLQLVNAVGEEIDSTSSTISTVKLTVKKAPGAGNIDLGSTIAQWVDSSGSYDLTYEGNYDADPNGNEFSVSEIQDDDGSISGSQVLNDPSDRATIIFSAESIRGSGVGDGLGEGETATVRLNTQSGGTTTARLVVPETLSGNSAVSL, translated from the coding sequence ATGCTAACGGAACTAACGAACGACGACGACCGCGGGCAGGTCGGTATCGGCACCCTGATCGTGTTCATCGCGATGGTGCTGGTGGCGGCAATCGCTGCGGGCGTCCTGATCAACACGGCTGGCTTCCTCCAGAGTAGCGCCGAGGAAACCGGCCAACAGAGCAGTGACCAAGTGACGAACCGACTGCAGCTCGTCAACGCTGTTGGTGAAGAAATCGATTCTACAAGCAGTACAATCAGCACGGTCAAGCTGACGGTGAAGAAGGCACCCGGTGCTGGGAATATTGATCTCGGCAGTACAATCGCCCAGTGGGTTGACTCCAGTGGATCGTACGACCTCACGTACGAAGGCAACTATGATGCTGACCCGAATGGCAACGAATTCTCTGTTTCCGAGATCCAGGACGATGACGGATCTATCTCGGGAAGTCAGGTTCTCAACGATCCATCTGACCGCGCGACGATCATCTTCAGCGCCGAATCGATTCGTGGAAGTGGAGTTGGAGACGGCCTCGGTGAGGGTGAGACGGCGACGGTTCGTCTGAACACCCAGTCCGGTGGCACGACGACCGCTCGGTTGGTCGTCCCGGAGACTCTGTCTGGTAACTCCGCAGTCAGCCTCTAA
- the cheA gene encoding chemotaxis protein CheA, giving the protein MDDQYLDAFIRESEEAITELNNSLLELESDPSNTEAMDSIFRTAHTLKGNFGAMGFDNAANLAHAMEDLLDEMRQGKMEVTPDLMDLVFAGVDKIEVIVGEIEEHGESGTETDEMVEELRAVLEEGAAAAGDTETADNGGSSDSDESLSADASVSDADIDADAVNERVLQAEISVGESDMLGVDSMLAVESIEGRFDILDSSPSRADIEDGEFEDTFVLYLDGPDAATVDAELGTTGKVDSFDVTDVTDELVSDAEAVDDSGTDADSGSDPDPGAEEEHSVDEIKSVRVDVDQLDDLHGLVEQLVTSRIKLRRGVEKDDLDSTGETLNELDKITANLQNTVMDMRLIPLKKVVGKFPRLVRDLARELDKDIEFNIEGEDIELDRTILTEISDPLMHILRNAVDHGIESPEEREQAGKDPTGHITLRASRERDHVIIEVEDDGAGLDVSGIREKAVEKGVRSPEELDAMDDSAVYDLVFHPGFSTADEVTDTSGRGVGMDVVHDTVSQLDGSVSVDSEPGEGTTVSLRLPVTMAIVKVLFVKVGGEEYGVPIKNVDEITGTEEAKQVNGQEVIKHNDEIYPVIHLDDTFDIEGETANGDGMLVRIRESERQVALHCDSVNSQEEVVVKPLEGILSGTPGLSGTAVLGDGNIVHILDVVTL; this is encoded by the coding sequence ATGGACGACCAGTATTTAGACGCATTCATCCGTGAAAGTGAAGAAGCGATTACCGAACTCAACAACTCGCTGCTCGAACTCGAATCCGACCCCTCCAACACGGAGGCGATGGATTCGATCTTCCGGACAGCCCACACGCTGAAGGGTAACTTCGGAGCGATGGGCTTCGACAACGCAGCGAACCTCGCGCACGCGATGGAGGACTTGCTCGACGAGATGCGCCAGGGCAAGATGGAGGTCACGCCGGACCTGATGGACCTCGTCTTCGCCGGCGTCGACAAGATTGAGGTCATCGTCGGGGAGATCGAAGAGCACGGCGAATCGGGGACGGAGACCGACGAGATGGTCGAGGAACTCCGAGCCGTTCTCGAAGAGGGGGCCGCCGCCGCGGGCGACACCGAAACGGCAGACAACGGTGGCTCCTCGGACAGCGATGAGTCGCTCTCCGCGGATGCCAGCGTCAGCGATGCCGACATCGACGCCGACGCTGTCAACGAGCGAGTCCTGCAGGCCGAAATCAGCGTCGGGGAGTCTGACATGCTCGGCGTCGACTCGATGCTTGCCGTCGAGTCCATCGAGGGGCGGTTCGACATTCTCGATTCGAGTCCGAGCCGTGCCGATATCGAGGACGGCGAGTTCGAGGACACGTTCGTCCTGTATCTCGACGGCCCCGACGCGGCGACCGTCGACGCCGAACTGGGAACGACTGGGAAGGTCGACAGCTTCGACGTGACCGACGTGACCGACGAACTGGTAAGCGACGCAGAGGCTGTCGACGATAGCGGCACGGACGCTGATTCCGGTTCGGACCCCGACCCGGGTGCCGAAGAGGAACACAGCGTCGACGAGATCAAGTCCGTGCGCGTCGACGTGGACCAGCTCGACGACCTCCACGGGCTCGTCGAGCAACTGGTCACGAGCCGAATCAAGCTCCGGCGTGGTGTCGAGAAAGACGACCTCGACTCCACTGGCGAGACGCTGAACGAACTGGACAAGATCACGGCGAACCTCCAGAACACGGTGATGGATATGCGGCTCATCCCGCTGAAGAAGGTCGTCGGGAAGTTCCCGCGGCTCGTCCGCGACCTCGCGCGCGAACTCGACAAGGACATCGAGTTCAATATCGAGGGCGAGGACATCGAACTCGACCGGACCATCCTCACCGAGATCTCGGACCCGCTGATGCACATCCTCCGGAACGCCGTCGACCACGGCATCGAGTCGCCCGAGGAGCGAGAACAGGCAGGCAAGGACCCGACGGGCCACATCACGCTCCGGGCCTCCCGCGAGCGCGACCACGTCATCATCGAAGTCGAAGACGACGGGGCCGGGCTCGACGTGAGTGGAATCAGGGAGAAGGCCGTCGAAAAGGGCGTCCGCTCGCCCGAGGAACTGGACGCGATGGACGACTCCGCGGTGTACGACCTCGTGTTCCACCCCGGCTTCTCGACGGCCGACGAAGTGACTGACACCAGCGGGCGCGGCGTCGGCATGGACGTCGTCCACGACACGGTCTCCCAGCTCGACGGGTCGGTCAGCGTCGACTCCGAACCGGGCGAGGGAACGACGGTCTCGCTGCGCCTGCCGGTGACGATGGCTATCGTCAAAGTGCTGTTCGTCAAGGTCGGCGGCGAGGAGTACGGCGTCCCGATCAAGAACGTCGACGAGATTACCGGAACAGAGGAGGCGAAGCAGGTCAACGGCCAGGAAGTCATCAAGCACAACGACGAGATCTACCCGGTCATCCACCTCGACGACACCTTCGACATCGAGGGCGAGACGGCAAACGGCGACGGGATGCTCGTCCGCATCCGCGAGTCCGAACGCCAGGTCGCGCTCCACTGTGACTCGGTCAACAGCCAGGAGGAGGTCGTCGTCAAGCCCCTGGAGGGTATCCTCTCGGGAACACCCGGCCTCTCGGGCACGGCCGTTCTCGGCGACGGGAACATCGTCCACATCCTCGACGTGGTGACGCTATGA
- a CDS encoding DUF7521 family protein codes for MIELLYAISTLVFVVAGLTMVGMAMRAYVQTSRQAMLHLSVGFSLAIAGAAATMISAFINDFEGVRSLLLVNSGLTTFGYLFVMYSLVTYE; via the coding sequence ATGATAGAACTTCTCTATGCCATATCGACGCTGGTGTTCGTCGTGGCCGGACTGACAATGGTCGGGATGGCCATGCGGGCGTACGTCCAGACATCCCGGCAGGCGATGCTTCACCTCTCGGTGGGATTTTCGCTTGCAATCGCGGGCGCGGCCGCGACGATGATTAGCGCGTTCATCAACGACTTCGAGGGCGTACGGTCGTTGTTGCTAGTCAACAGTGGGTTGACGACGTTCGGCTATCTGTTCGTGATGTACAGTCTCGTCACGTACGAGTGA